In Mustela erminea isolate mMusErm1 chromosome 8, mMusErm1.Pri, whole genome shotgun sequence, a genomic segment contains:
- the LOC116597062 gene encoding basic proline-rich protein-like, translating to MATCCIPYAICPSVLKLPLATSVPYGNPAAPTTADGIKAQQVLCLPATCERLQSKLSSSRQLRGAGSEPVSAAQEVPKIPTSPSFRRVGAYRARTRREGRGESSIILVSREEPHLVSHAEVSLSLLALHPRSASCARASGAEKPGDPNPGRAARRSHPPLLPSPLPPPKQSPAPGPGYVTCPALPAPRSPHPLLARLVRVPLPGTHKVAAPGRLNPPLPSCWGERGRRGKWKRGGWAQGNLLVKLKKKKKKKKVEAAGFGGWRGVSRPGARRGRLPFGGSRAGGRGGQGAAARPPPPTPSGGGSCTHRSPLSPAPGAQPRGLGPAAKRVSGPVSRAGLRDASAASSINNPPPGGSGGFPVTPGQGAGGGGREETIKPPARLPGLPPPSPRRPGPFPPRSAFPAPARPVLSAARGWEGPREPSPRV from the exons ATGGCAACATGTTGCATTCCGTATGCTATCTGCCCATCCGTGCTTAAGCTGCCATTAGCAACATCTGTACCTTACGGAAATCCAGCTGCGCCGACGACGGCTGACGGAATT AAGGCACAGCaagttctctgcctgcctgccacgTGCGAGAGGCTCCAGAGCAAGCTTTCCAGCTCCCGGCAGCTGAGAGGGGCTGGTTCAGAGCCGGTCTCCGCAGCCCAGGAAGTCCCTAAAatccccaccagcccctccttCCGCAGGGTGGGGGCGTACCGGGCTAGAACCcgcagggaggggcggggggagtccTCTATTATCTTGGTCTCTCGGGAGGAGCCTCATCTAGTCAGTCACGCAGAAGTTTCTCTTTCGCTCTTGGCGTTACACCCCAGATCGGCTTCGTGCGCGCGGGCCAGCGGGGCGGAGAAGCCGGGAGACCCGAACCCCGGCAGGGCTGCCCGGCGCTCgcacccacccctgctcccctcccccctccccccacccaaacaAAGCCCCGCTCCAGGTCCAGGATACGTTACCTGCCCGGCGCTCCCGGCCCCTCGGTCACCGCATCCCCTGCTGGCGCGCCTTGTGCGGGTCCCGCTCCCCGGGACGCACAAAGTGGCCGCCCCCGGCCGGCTAAATCCCCCTCTCCCGTCatgttggggggagagggggagacggGGGAAGTGGAAGCGGGGAGGCTGGGCCCAGGGAAACTTactggtaaaattaaaaaaaaaaaaaaaaaaaaaaaaggtagaagccGCTGGTttcggggggtggaggggggtgtcCCGGCCAGGGGCAAGAAGAGGCCGGTTACCTTTCGGAGGGTcgagggcgggagggagggggggtCAGGGAGCGGccgcccgcccccctcccccgacccccagcggcggcggcagctgcACACACAGAAGCCCATTGTCACCGGCGCCCGGCGCGCAGCCCCGCGGACTCGGCCCCGCGGCCAAGCGCGTCAGCGGCCCCGTCAGCCGGGCCGGGCTCCGTGACGCGAGCGCAGCCAGCTCTATAAATAACCCGCCGCCGGGCGGCTCGGGCGGCTTTCCAGTGACGCCGGGGCAAGGCGCGGGAGGAGGAGGGCGAGAGGAAACAATAAAGCCGCCCGCCCGCCTCCCCGGcctccctccgccctccccccgccgccccgggcCCTTCCCGCCGCGCTCGGCTttccccgccccggcccgccctgTTCTGAGCGCGGCTCGCGGGTGGGAAGGGCCGAGGGAGCCCAGCCCACGAGTGTAG